Proteins found in one Bacillus sp. BGMRC 2118 genomic segment:
- the rpmI gene encoding 50S ribosomal protein L35, whose translation MPKMKTHRGSAKRFKKTGSGKLKRSHAYTSHLFSNKSQKQKRKLRKAALVSSGDYKRIRFMIGSK comes from the coding sequence ATGCCAAAAATGAAAACTCATAGAGGTTCAGCTAAGCGTTTCAAGAAGACTGGATCTGGTAAGCTTAAGCGTTCACACGCTTACACAAGTCACTTATTCTCAAACAAGTCTCAAAAGCAAAAGCGTAAGCTTCGTAAAGCAGCATTAGTAAGCAGCGGCGATTACAAGCGCATCCGCTTCATGATCGGTTCTAAGTAA
- the dnaI gene encoding primosomal protein DnaI encodes MKSIKDALNTMPYPKRMEEQYEKYKNIVLNDPDIKDFLEQNRPFLNRKIFDRGLLKMYEYHTQSKECANCPSLQECVNMVPGYHPQLALKNKQSIELDYQQCPSKVLADIQKEKRNKIKSVYIPSNLLNATFMDIYEDDDYRYQIKQQIWNFIQSYKSNKKIKGFYIHGGFGVGKTFILCAIANELADDHTESMIMYFPEFIRELKSVMSNEGAFNQKLEAAKKVPVLMFDDIGAESMTSWMRDEILGPILQYRMLENLPTFFTSNLNLDELLRHYTYSQKGEEEGIKAQRILERIKFLTEEIELVDINRRI; translated from the coding sequence ATGAAATCAATTAAGGATGCATTAAATACAATGCCATATCCGAAACGAATGGAAGAGCAATATGAAAAATATAAGAATATTGTATTAAATGATCCGGATATTAAAGATTTCTTGGAGCAAAATCGCCCCTTCTTAAATCGTAAAATTTTTGATAGAGGCCTTTTAAAAATGTATGAGTATCACACTCAAAGTAAAGAATGTGCCAATTGTCCAAGCCTGCAGGAATGTGTCAATATGGTACCAGGGTATCATCCACAGCTTGCACTGAAAAATAAACAATCAATTGAACTTGATTATCAGCAGTGTCCGAGCAAGGTGTTAGCTGATATTCAGAAGGAAAAGAGAAATAAAATAAAGTCTGTATATATCCCTTCGAACTTATTGAATGCGACATTTATGGATATTTATGAGGACGATGACTATCGATATCAAATTAAACAACAAATATGGAACTTCATACAATCGTACAAATCAAATAAGAAAATAAAAGGTTTTTATATTCATGGTGGATTTGGTGTAGGGAAAACATTTATTTTATGTGCGATTGCAAATGAATTAGCAGATGATCATACAGAATCCATGATCATGTATTTCCCTGAATTTATTCGTGAATTAAAAAGTGTAATGAGTAATGAAGGGGCTTTTAATCAAAAGCTTGAAGCAGCTAAGAAAGTTCCAGTCCTTATGTTTGATGATATCGGTGCAGAATCAATGACAAGCTGGATGCGTGACGAGATACTAGGTCCTATCTTGCAATACAGAATGTTAGAAAATCTTCCGACATTTTTCACTTCCAACTTAAATTTAGATGAGTTACTTCGCCATTATACGTATTCTCAAAAAGGTGAAGAAGAAGGTATTAAAGCACAACGAATACTGGAGCGAATTAAATTTTTAACGGAAGAGATTGAATTAGTCGATATTAATAGACGGATTTAA
- the rplT gene encoding 50S ribosomal protein L20, whose translation MPRVKGGTVTRKRRKRVLKLAKGYYGSKHTLYKVANQQVMKSLNYAFRDRRQKKRDFRKLWITRINAAARINGLSYSRLMHGLKEAGIEVNRKMLADLAIHDAKAFAELATAAKNSLNK comes from the coding sequence ATGCCAAGAGTTAAAGGTGGTACAGTAACTCGTAAGCGTCGTAAGCGCGTTTTAAAGTTAGCTAAAGGTTATTATGGTTCAAAACATACGTTATATAAAGTAGCAAATCAACAAGTAATGAAGTCTTTAAACTATGCTTTCCGTGACCGTCGTCAAAAGAAGCGTGACTTCCGTAAATTATGGATCACTCGTATTAACGCGGCTGCACGTATTAACGGTCTTTCTTACAGCCGTTTAATGCACGGTTTAAAAGAAGCTGGTATCGAAGTTAACCGTAAAATGTTAGCTGACCTGGCTATTCACGATGCAAAAGCATTTGCTGAATTAGCAACAGCTGCTAAAAATAGCCTAAACAAG
- a CDS encoding S-adenosylmethionine decarboxylase proenzyme, protein METMGRHVISELWGCDFEKLNDMNFIEETFVNAALKSGAEIREVAFHKFAPQGVSGVVIISESHLTIHSFPEHGYASIDVYTCGDLDPNIAADYISEALGAQTRENIEIPRGMGPVQVKQAKVKAL, encoded by the coding sequence ATGGAAACAATGGGTCGTCACGTAATCTCAGAATTATGGGGTTGTGACTTTGAAAAACTTAACGACATGAACTTTATTGAAGAAACTTTTGTAAATGCAGCTTTAAAATCCGGTGCTGAAATACGTGAGGTAGCGTTTCACAAATTTGCTCCTCAGGGTGTAAGCGGGGTAGTCATTATTTCTGAATCACATTTAACTATTCACAGCTTCCCTGAACATGGCTATGCAAGTATCGATGTCTATACTTGTGGAGATTTAGATCCTAATATTGCGGCAGATTATATCTCAGAAGCATTAGGTGCACAAACTAGAGAAAACATCGAAATTCCTCGTGGAATGGGTCCAGTTCAAGTAAAACAGGCTAAAGTTAAAGCTTTATAA
- the nrdR gene encoding transcriptional regulator NrdR: protein MKCPSCHHNGTRVLDSRPVDDGKSIRRRRECEECQYRFTTFEKVEEIPLIVVKKEGTREEFSRDKILRGLIKACEKRPVPLKVLEDITHEVELRNQGVSEIKSDIVGEMVMDRLAVVDDVAYVRFASVYRQFKDINVFIDELKDLLKTRN, encoded by the coding sequence ATGAAATGTCCAAGCTGCCACCATAACGGTACTCGCGTACTTGATTCACGCCCTGTTGACGATGGAAAATCAATTAGACGACGTAGGGAATGTGAAGAATGTCAGTATCGATTTACTACATTTGAAAAGGTCGAAGAAATTCCTCTTATTGTTGTTAAGAAGGAAGGAACAAGAGAAGAGTTTAGCCGTGATAAAATTTTGCGTGGTCTGATAAAGGCATGTGAAAAAAGACCAGTACCCTTAAAGGTACTAGAGGATATTACTCATGAAGTGGAGCTTCGCAATCAAGGAGTTTCTGAAATAAAAAGTGATATCGTTGGTGAAATGGTTATGGATCGTTTAGCGGTAGTTGATGATGTCGCTTATGTAAGATTCGCATCAGTTTATAGACAATTTAAAGATATCAATGTATTTATTGATGAGCTTAAAGATTTATTAAAAACTAGAAACTAG
- a CDS encoding glyceraldehyde-3-phosphate dehydrogenase, whose translation MRGRIAINGLGRIGRMVFRNAIQEDKLEIVAINASYPAETLAHLIKYDTIHGKFDGEVIAEENALIVNGKRVQLLSSRDPLELPWKELNIDIVIEATGKFNSKEKAMLHVQAGAKRVILTAPGKEEDVTIVVGVNDHTLDIENHIVISNASCTTNCLAPVVKVLDEQFGIENGLMTTVHSFTNDQKNIDNPHKDLRRARACASSIIPTTTGAAKALAKVLPSLQGKLHGMALRVPTPNVSLVDLVVDLKSDVTIDDINDAFLSASEGSLNSILGFTTEPLVSIDFNTDSRSAIIDGLSTMVIGDRKVKVLAWYDNEWGYSTRVVDLTKIVSDQLVKMKEEVSAI comes from the coding sequence ATGAGAGGTAGAATAGCAATCAATGGGTTGGGCCGAATTGGGAGAATGGTATTTAGAAATGCAATCCAAGAGGACAAATTAGAGATTGTGGCAATAAATGCAAGTTATCCGGCTGAGACATTAGCACATTTAATTAAGTATGATACAATTCATGGTAAATTTGATGGGGAAGTAATTGCTGAAGAAAATGCCCTCATTGTTAACGGAAAAAGAGTTCAGTTATTGAGTTCTAGAGATCCGCTTGAGCTTCCTTGGAAGGAATTAAATATAGATATTGTCATTGAAGCAACTGGTAAATTCAATTCTAAAGAAAAAGCAATGCTTCACGTACAGGCAGGAGCAAAACGTGTAATACTAACAGCACCTGGAAAAGAAGAGGATGTAACAATTGTTGTTGGGGTTAATGATCATACGTTAGATATCGAAAATCATATTGTGATATCAAACGCTTCTTGTACAACGAACTGTCTTGCTCCGGTTGTAAAAGTATTAGACGAGCAATTTGGGATCGAAAATGGACTAATGACAACTGTTCATTCATTTACAAATGATCAAAAAAATATTGATAATCCACATAAAGACCTACGTCGGGCGAGAGCGTGTGCTTCTTCAATCATACCGACGACAACAGGTGCCGCTAAAGCACTTGCTAAAGTGTTACCTAGCTTGCAAGGGAAATTACATGGGATGGCATTACGTGTTCCAACACCAAATGTTTCACTTGTAGACCTGGTCGTTGACTTAAAAAGTGATGTAACAATAGATGATATTAATGATGCATTTTTATCTGCTTCAGAAGGTTCATTGAACAGTATTTTAGGCTTTACAACTGAACCGCTTGTTTCAATTGACTTTAATACAGATTCACGCTCTGCAATCATTGATGGTTTATCTACAATGGTGATTGGTGATCGAAAAGTGAAAGTACTTGCGTGGTATGACAACGAGTGGGGTTATTCAACTCGTGTAGTAGATCTAACTAAAATTGTTTCTGACCAATTAGTTAAAATGAAAGAAGAAGTTTCTGCAATCTAA
- the infC gene encoding translation initiation factor IF-3 — MISKDMMVNEGIRAREVRLIGANGDQLGIKSRQEALEMAQNVNLDLVMVAPTAKPPVCRIMDYGKFRFEQQKKDKEARKNQKIINIKEVRLSPTIEEHDFNTKLRNAIKFLENGDKVKASIRFKGRAITHKEIGQRVLDRFSEACKEVSTIESHPKMDGRSMFLVLAPKADK, encoded by the coding sequence ATTATTAGCAAGGACATGATGGTTAATGAAGGAATTCGTGCACGTGAAGTACGTTTGATTGGGGCAAATGGAGACCAACTTGGTATCAAGTCCCGTCAAGAGGCACTTGAAATGGCACAAAATGTTAATCTTGATTTAGTGATGGTTGCTCCAACAGCGAAACCGCCTGTATGTCGAATCATGGACTATGGTAAGTTCCGTTTTGAGCAACAAAAGAAGGACAAAGAAGCACGTAAAAATCAAAAGATTATCAACATCAAGGAAGTTCGTCTGAGTCCTACTATTGAAGAGCATGACTTTAATACGAAATTACGTAATGCGATTAAATTCCTTGAAAATGGAGACAAGGTAAAAGCATCGATCAGATTCAAAGGTCGTGCGATTACTCACAAGGAAATCGGCCAACGCGTGCTTGACCGTTTCTCAGAAGCGTGTAAGGAAGTTAGTACGATTGAATCTCATCCAAAGATGGATGGCCGAAGCATGTTCTTAGTTTTAGCACCAAAAGCTGATAAGTAA
- a CDS encoding cytosolic protein — protein sequence MGVIRSVGQFFSNHCETGEKHEDPSLRTRYYKVTNSNAMKTVEELLSNEPGMKVTSVSKEHGELSVEMKSPQKAFIVVSIISVRPYETAIDFSVTYEGLLSLGYTKGIVKKLYNMIDDKLTSLR from the coding sequence ATGGGAGTTATTCGTTCAGTTGGGCAATTTTTCTCAAATCATTGTGAGACCGGAGAAAAACACGAAGACCCCTCGTTAAGAACACGTTATTACAAGGTGACGAATAGTAATGCAATGAAAACAGTTGAGGAATTATTATCAAATGAACCTGGAATGAAAGTGACATCTGTTTCAAAAGAACATGGTGAATTAAGTGTAGAGATGAAATCTCCACAAAAGGCATTTATTGTTGTTTCAATTATCTCTGTGAGACCCTATGAAACAGCAATTGATTTTTCAGTTACATACGAAGGTTTACTAAGTTTAGGATACACAAAGGGAATAGTGAAAAAACTATATAATATGATAGATGATAAGCTTACTTCATTAAGGTAG
- a CDS encoding Replication initiation and membrane attachment protein, translating into MQSWKEVLPLDQYLVKTDTVLHDLDRRVLTLLYQPLIGPLSFSLYMLLWGEVEAYKYWGSPSTHRQLMASLKMNLDDILMARKKLEGIGLLKTYVQETAEVRNFIYEIKPPFSPHVFFSSDFPFSIFLKEEVGELRYNKLKSLFATKSINSNDFKDISQSFADVYSPSKEHKGVNMEQEDQQLYIQREQLSSLSVGKFDFDFDLFIYGLSDNFVSSKLITDEVGERIKLLAYVYGLSPLDMQKVVMNATFGNEDEIDLGILSEKAKMYYEIEHFGRSPLLIEKIQPLQLQTMRYVEPQTEQERRIHHFETTTPKDFLKELAGGASPTSSDLAIVESIMVNQQIPPGVVNVLLDYVVNRKKMNLNKKYIENTASNWARQKIKTVKEALNQIEDFEKDVAEYKDKETKTKQNPSSSLRKPIRKEILPEWMTDPDYIEKRKQQLLNKQRDK; encoded by the coding sequence ATGCAATCTTGGAAAGAAGTATTACCGTTAGATCAATATTTAGTGAAAACGGACACCGTTCTACATGATTTAGATCGCAGGGTGCTGACTTTACTTTACCAGCCGCTTATAGGTCCTCTTAGTTTTTCTTTGTATATGCTACTTTGGGGAGAAGTTGAGGCTTATAAATATTGGGGCTCACCTTCCACTCACCGCCAACTAATGGCTTCATTGAAGATGAACTTAGACGATATACTAATGGCCCGAAAAAAGTTAGAGGGAATTGGGTTACTAAAAACCTATGTTCAGGAAACAGCTGAAGTTAGAAATTTTATATATGAAATAAAGCCTCCTTTTTCTCCACATGTATTTTTTAGTTCTGATTTTCCATTTAGTATTTTCTTAAAAGAAGAGGTAGGCGAACTCAGATACAATAAGTTAAAATCGCTATTTGCTACGAAAAGCATTAATTCCAATGACTTTAAAGATATCTCACAATCCTTTGCTGATGTGTATTCACCCTCTAAAGAACATAAGGGCGTAAATATGGAGCAGGAAGATCAGCAATTATATATTCAACGGGAACAACTCTCTTCACTATCAGTTGGGAAGTTTGATTTCGACTTTGATTTATTTATATATGGCCTTTCTGATAATTTTGTTTCTTCCAAGCTAATTACAGATGAAGTCGGAGAGCGTATTAAGCTACTTGCATATGTGTACGGCTTGTCTCCATTGGATATGCAAAAGGTTGTCATGAACGCCACGTTTGGAAACGAAGATGAAATTGATTTAGGTATACTATCTGAAAAAGCAAAAATGTATTATGAGATTGAACATTTTGGTAGATCCCCGTTATTAATTGAAAAAATACAACCATTACAGCTTCAAACGATGAGATATGTAGAACCTCAAACAGAACAGGAGAGACGCATCCATCATTTTGAGACAACAACTCCAAAAGATTTTCTCAAAGAACTTGCTGGTGGAGCTTCCCCTACAAGCAGTGATTTAGCGATTGTAGAGAGTATTATGGTTAATCAACAGATTCCACCAGGTGTTGTCAACGTGCTTCTTGATTATGTTGTGAATCGAAAAAAGATGAACTTAAATAAAAAATATATCGAAAACACAGCTAGTAACTGGGCAAGGCAAAAAATTAAAACGGTCAAGGAAGCACTTAACCAAATAGAAGATTTTGAAAAAGATGTGGCAGAATATAAAGACAAAGAAACAAAAACAAAACAAAATCCTAGTAGTAGTTTAAGAAAACCAATTCGTAAAGAAATACTGCCGGAATGGATGACAGATCCGGATTATATTGAGAAAAGAAAACAACAGTTACTAAATAAACAACGTGATAAATAA
- the thrS gene encoding threonine--tRNA ligase, with amino-acid sequence MSELLSITFPDGSVKEFQKGTSTEDIAASISPGLRKKAIAGKFNGNLIDLRHPIQENGSIEIITQDSSEALEILRHSTAHLMAQAVKRLYKDQNVRLGVGPVIEGGFYYDIDMEESITHEDLSRIEKEMQKISNENLAIERVEVSRAEAEARFESINDGLKLELLEAIPADETVTIYEQGEFFDLCRGVHVPSTGKIKEFKLLSVAGAYWRGDSKNKMLQRIYGTAFFKKEDLAEHLRLLEEAKERDHRKLGKELDLFTNSQKVGQGFPLWLPKGATIRRIIERYIVDKEIRLGYSHVYTPALGSVDLYKTSGHWEHYQDGMFPVMSMDNEELVLRPMNCPHHMMIYKNDIHSYRELPIRIAELGLMHRYEMSGALTGLQRVRGMTLNDAHIFVRPDQIKDEFIRVVRLVEAVYKDFGFEDYSFRLSYRDPEDKEKYFDDDSMWEKAQGMLKEAMDDLGLDYYEAEGEAAFYGPKLDVQVRTALGKDETLSTVQLDFLLPERFDLTYVGEDGKQHRPVVIHRGVVSTMERFVAFLIEEYKGAFPTWLAPVQVQVIPVSPSVHLDYAKKLQEELQFEGIRVELDSRDEKIGYKIREAQMQKIPYMLVVGDNEIQENAVNVRKYGEQKSETISVDQFKALILDEVKK; translated from the coding sequence ATGTCTGAATTACTGAGCATTACATTTCCAGACGGATCGGTGAAGGAGTTTCAAAAAGGTACTTCGACAGAAGATATTGCAGCATCAATCAGTCCAGGGTTAAGAAAAAAAGCAATAGCTGGAAAGTTTAATGGAAATCTTATCGATTTGCGTCATCCTATCCAAGAAAATGGAAGTATTGAGATTATTACGCAGGACTCATCAGAAGCACTTGAAATTTTGCGCCACAGTACAGCGCATTTAATGGCTCAAGCTGTTAAACGTTTATATAAGGATCAAAACGTTCGTCTAGGTGTAGGACCAGTCATTGAAGGTGGTTTCTACTACGACATTGATATGGAAGAATCAATTACTCATGAGGACTTATCTCGCATTGAAAAAGAAATGCAAAAAATTTCGAATGAAAACCTGGCAATTGAGCGTGTTGAAGTTTCACGTGCCGAAGCTGAGGCTCGTTTCGAAAGCATTAACGATGGATTGAAACTGGAATTATTAGAAGCAATTCCTGCTGATGAAACAGTTACAATCTATGAGCAAGGAGAATTTTTCGATTTATGCCGTGGTGTACATGTTCCATCAACAGGAAAAATTAAAGAATTTAAGCTATTGAGTGTCGCAGGTGCATACTGGCGTGGCGATAGTAAAAACAAGATGCTACAACGAATTTATGGTACAGCTTTCTTCAAGAAAGAAGATTTAGCGGAACACCTTCGTTTATTAGAAGAAGCAAAAGAACGTGACCATCGTAAGCTAGGGAAAGAGTTAGACTTATTTACAAACTCTCAAAAGGTTGGACAAGGCTTCCCATTATGGCTTCCTAAAGGTGCAACAATCAGACGTATTATTGAGCGTTACATTGTTGATAAGGAAATAAGACTAGGGTATTCACATGTGTACACACCTGCATTAGGTAGTGTTGACCTTTATAAAACTTCGGGTCACTGGGAGCACTATCAGGACGGCATGTTCCCTGTAATGTCTATGGATAATGAAGAACTAGTATTAAGACCTATGAACTGTCCACACCATATGATGATTTATAAAAATGATATTCACAGCTACCGTGAATTACCAATCCGTATTGCGGAGTTAGGGTTAATGCACCGTTATGAAATGTCTGGTGCTTTAACAGGCTTGCAGCGTGTTAGAGGAATGACATTAAATGATGCTCATATTTTCGTGCGCCCAGATCAAATTAAAGATGAGTTTATTCGTGTAGTTCGTTTAGTTGAAGCTGTTTACAAGGATTTCGGTTTTGAAGATTATTCTTTCAGACTTTCTTACCGCGACCCAGAAGATAAAGAGAAATATTTTGATGATGATTCAATGTGGGAAAAAGCACAAGGTATGCTAAAGGAAGCGATGGATGACCTAGGGTTAGACTATTACGAAGCTGAAGGAGAAGCTGCATTCTACGGTCCAAAGCTTGACGTTCAAGTACGTACAGCACTTGGTAAAGATGAAACGCTTTCTACTGTACAACTTGACTTCTTACTACCTGAACGTTTTGATTTAACATATGTAGGAGAAGATGGTAAGCAGCATCGCCCAGTTGTAATTCACCGCGGGGTGGTATCAACAATGGAACGTTTTGTTGCCTTCTTAATTGAAGAATATAAGGGTGCATTCCCAACATGGTTAGCTCCTGTACAAGTACAAGTGATTCCTGTATCACCTTCTGTACACCTTGATTATGCGAAGAAACTTCAAGAGGAGCTTCAATTTGAAGGTATACGTGTGGAATTAGATTCACGTGATGAGAAAATTGGTTATAAGATACGTGAAGCACAAATGCAAAAGATTCCTTACATGCTTGTAGTTGGGGATAATGAGATACAAGAAAATGCAGTTAATGTTCGTAAGTATGGTGAACAGAAGTCTGAGACTATTTCCGTTGACCAGTTTAAAGCATTAATTTTAGATGAAGTAAAAAAATAA
- a CDS encoding putative sporulation protein YtxC, with amino-acid sequence MHITFDTELDLQYVYKLLSNSKNRSFKLKIKTDHTLFIDLAKSDEECIRTYIIPSLTQFVLKIKEPQYIRYFLSTVFFYEDETEQLQIIEMVQSLVSDDEERLHPSLKEGYPREEIIKRALTMFLTKHVQFSFEAFLTFRLKDYLIRLQEYIEVAIDEYKLEQDYQDFIETLRKYIATKNSENKLIHVVQEKERFIFYDEMLNEIEVRVEMEEEFVSNYGFEVDQELIAPLLLLSPASIHLYSAYLDQGIVQTVVSIFQERVAIYPYERFHEKYPIDHT; translated from the coding sequence ATGCATATAACATTTGACACCGAGTTAGATCTTCAATATGTTTATAAGCTGCTTTCAAACTCAAAGAATCGGTCCTTTAAGTTAAAGATCAAAACTGACCATACATTATTCATTGATCTAGCTAAAAGTGATGAAGAATGTATTCGAACATATATTATTCCTTCATTAACACAGTTTGTATTGAAGATTAAAGAACCGCAATATATTCGTTATTTCTTAAGTACAGTGTTTTTTTATGAGGATGAAACAGAACAGCTGCAAATTATTGAAATGGTGCAATCACTAGTGAGTGATGATGAAGAACGATTACATCCTTCGTTAAAAGAAGGATATCCAAGGGAAGAAATAATTAAACGGGCGTTAACGATGTTTTTGACTAAACATGTTCAGTTCTCATTTGAAGCGTTTTTAACATTCCGATTAAAGGATTATTTAATACGCTTACAAGAATATATTGAGGTTGCAATTGATGAATATAAACTAGAACAAGATTATCAAGACTTTATAGAAACGTTACGAAAATATATTGCCACTAAAAATAGCGAAAACAAACTCATCCATGTGGTTCAAGAGAAGGAACGTTTTATCTTTTATGACGAAATGCTTAACGAGATTGAAGTTAGGGTGGAAATGGAAGAAGAGTTTGTTTCAAATTACGGATTCGAAGTAGATCAGGAGTTAATTGCTCCCTTATTATTATTAAGTCCAGCTTCTATTCACTTATATTCTGCTTACTTAGACCAAGGAATTGTACAAACGGTAGTTAGTATTTTTCAGGAGCGAGTAGCCATATATCCTTATGAACGTTTTCATGAAAAATATCCAATTGATCATACATAA